The Arachis ipaensis cultivar K30076 chromosome B05, Araip1.1, whole genome shotgun sequence nucleotide sequence agtggaatccaaaaatatgaatttaacaccaaaaatatgaatttgagAAAAGATAGtcaatggatagttaggttttgtattgtAATTACGTGGAgtgtcttaggttaggtgggaagtttaggttaatcaaggattcggattctagtccacttaaccaaatacattcctaccttgatcctaaccccattacaacccttgaaaagacctcttaatatgtgtattcatgcattaaattttttttttattggtagaagaagagcaagccttagaaaataggattagtagagaaccgagagaatcgaccctcaaacactagagtgattagagtgtatacacttctggtgagggttcgatgctcgattctttgttcccggcttacGCGTGACGAGCGCCACGTGCTGCAATTAAgggaattcgctgggggcgatttctgggctgattttggcccagtttcaagcctgaAAATGAAGACAATACGCTGGGAATGGAGCTGGGACAGACACACTCACTTTAGCTTTAGTTTTtcaattagtttttaaaattctagggagagaaactcctacttctctctagggttttggTTTTCTTAGTTTACCTTCAATTGAATCTTGAGAGAAACTATTGCTACCTTCATTTCTAGTTACTTTCCTTCtagttttcttctttaattcctttagtaCTCTTTTCAATTTGGTTATCTTGAATTCACGTTTGGATCTTGTTACTTTTGAATTTTGTTAATGCATTGAGTTCTTTTTATATCCATTATTATTGCTTGTTTTACTATTATTGATTATTGTTAGTGGTAACTTGAATTGAATTATTTTCCTAGTTTTTATCATGTCTTTTATCtttgcttaccaagtgtttgagaaaatgtcacCCATGATCATGGAGTAGATTTCTGTTCGATACCTGAGGATCTCGGTACTCGACGGATCGGGTGGTGATGAGTAGAGGAGAGGATGAGACCCTGAGCTGACGTGGAGTGAGGACTGATGCGCGCTGATGACGCTGGAGGCAGAGTGGAGCACGgggggtggccacctgcaaggacactctgaCGATCAAGTCAGTGTCCGTACGATGTGGTAGCCGAATTAGGTAAGGGTATTACGTACCTCGGGGGGAGAGCTGACCTTTCCCCTTTTATACTGTGCAGGACGGGCCCTAAAAATGACCTAGCCCACTGCCCAAGAAGCTTCCATGTGCTGTCTTAATCCACGTGGGAGGGACAGGTCGTTCTGAACCTCGGGTCGGGGCTTCAGGTCGTGATCCGAAGGTACTGGCCCGACCGGTGTCCTGGGCCGTGCGGATGGTTAAGTCGGGTATATCCTGGGTCGGGCGTTCAAGGGACCGACTCGTCGGACTCTCTTTTGTGAGAGGTGCCTTGGACCTGGGTCAGGGGTGGCGCCCTGACCTGGCGGCTAGTGGGCTGGACTCGGCAGTCCGTAACAATTTCCTTGCTTGATTTGGGGTTGAGTAATGGAAGGCACTTGAATTGTTATATTCAAGTGTTGATTAGTAATTGAAGATTGCTAATTAGCTTGAAACTCACCAACTCTAATTCTTCTCtatgaagtgactaggacttgtgagctaAAGTTTAGTTGTgttcatttgactttccttcaattgttagagaatAACTAAATGAGAGCAATGATCCTTTACCATCACACTTGGGAAGGACAATGAGGATATAAAATCTAGTCAATGATCCTTTACCATCACTCTTGCTAGTTATCTATTGCTCTAATTTCTAgttattatttttcttgttctcaaCTTCGAAAATCTCCAGAAAATCCTAACTAATAAATTGCATCTTGTGTCAACTCCTAGGGAAAACGACCCGAAATTTTACTtccggttattaattttatttgcaACATACATTTTAACTCTAATTAGCAAAAATCTTGTCTGTTGAAACTATACTGTGCGACTTGATTTGGAAGAAAACTTTTTGGTAATTCTTGACCGACATTTATCCGCTTATCAATGACTTTGTAGTTTGTCCAAGTTTTGAGACATTGACTCAAATCTATCAATGTCTTTTTTTCTCCAATTTTGAAATTTCCACGACACAGTAAAATACTTCTGTCACTTATTAGTTAGAAAATTGTTATGCATACCTTCCTATGACGTTCATATGTGTAGTATAGTATCAAACTTGAATTATGTGAAGGTTAACGTGATCTTGAATTGTATCGTTTAGTATCAGAGACAATACTGGCAGGTTTAAAACAATGAAATATGCCAAGAAAGATGTATATACATACTTGATATCCCCGCATCCGCGTATGGAAAGATATAAAAGACATTTTTCGAAACCAAATACCAATAAAAATACAATATTAAGTCGAGTCTGTACAGAATTCTTGCCAACTAATCCTTGAATAATTGCAGAGTAACACTAAAAAATTATGAACACTGGCAAAATCAACCAGAGCTGTCTTGAGTTGCAATCAGTTAATGGTACCTTTGTTCATCTGTTCCCAAACAATAGTTAACCTTGTCACCTATCGTCATAAAACAAGACAATAGCATCTCAGTGATCTCACGCAGCCTCCAACTCCTGGGTCTCTGGGGATTCCTTGAGAAAGTCAAGGCGAGTCTGCTTGGTTCGCTTGCAAGGTGCTAGAGAAAGGAAAGGGTCAATGGGGTTGTCTTAGCTGAGTTTCAAAAGCGATTTCAATTCTCTAAACAGAAAATTTATGAAGTGATAAAGTAAAAGGGTACACACCCCTTGCATCAATACTTCCATTCCAAGTTCTCACCAAGTACTTTAACGTTGATTACTCTCAATTATCACTTTACAAATCTCTTCACTTTATAGGATTCAAATCCTGAAATCCTGGGGGAAGAAAGGACTAAAAAAGATGTTTCAATGTATACCTTCAGTTTTGTTTTGCTTGTTGGATGCAACCACAGAAGACTTCCACTTCTCATATTCACCCTTTTCCATTTGTTTGCGTCTCTTATAACTTGAAAGCTGGACGTACAAAAGATTTTATATTCAACTTCAGCAGCACAAAAGTGAAGACCTCAATAGTCATAAGAAATTGGAATGGCTGACTTtgcagcataatgttcaatcatTTATGCTAAATGCAAAGGAAAATGTATACCATCCTAATAAAATATTGGGGAGTGAGGTTATAGAGGACGAGAGATCAAAAGTCATAACACAGTGGCTTTGCATTTAACCGACCCATAATTATGAGATGACTTCAAATCATTATAAATACTATAATTGAATTGTAATTAGAAGCAGTTAACAATGACTCTATGCCATAAAGAGGGACCGCTACTGAATAGGCAGATGCTCATATAATTAAGATATTGTCACAGACCAATTTGAGAAAGCATATACACCGGAAAAATGTGAGATATCTAAGTGATCAATTTAGCtctttattagattttattattgaATTAATTCTCCAGCCAGTCTGTTGAATACTATGGTTCTACAATTGGACTTTGGATTTACTTTTGGTAATGACTAATGATGGCTCAACTGTTGCATTAGGCAGTTACTAACTATAACTAAATCATACATTACAGCCAGGCAATATTGGATACAAAGTAATGGACAGTGAGCTATGATAGATGTGTCCCATTGAACTTAGATTTAATGGAAGCATTTCTACAAGGATCAACCCATACATATTAGTGGTGAAGAATTTGCAATCTAGCTCTCTTTGAAACAAAATTAACTCCAAGAGAAATTATTTACTcattgataaatccatattttattgCAATTTTTGAGTTGAAAAGAGTAGAATTTATCAATTTAACTTGCACTTAATCCTTGTGAATGCATGCTTTTGTGAATTCTCTCCTAATTGAGTTTAATTGAGTAAACATGTTCTTAGGCCTTTAAATTTGTCAAATGAATTTCAATTCTCATTCCATTTGATACATTGATGTGTTTGTTCAAgttgtttaaggtttaggaggcactCAATTAAGCTCTAATGAGATTATTCATTATTACCTCTGGACCTTCATCAGACAAATAACCACCATCCTCAGGTTTCCTTTTGCTAGGTAAAACATCAAGCAGTTCTGCACAGAAAGGGAGATAAGCAGCAAAGTAACTACTTATGCAATTTACTATTTGAAGAGAACTGAAGAAAAGTAAATGCCGAACAAACTGTCTTCAATCAATCCGCTGCTCAAAATGATACAAGATCACCATAGATAAATGAGATGTACCTCGATTTGACTTCACTTCTCTCGGATCCTTCTTCTCTTTAGCAACCCCAAAAACATCATGACACAAGTCCTTCATGGTAGTAGAAACCTGCATGAGCCATCAACATCAAAACTCAAACCATAATTAATGGCATCGTACACAAAAGCTAATacacatattatatatataacgcTAATCATAAAAACATATAATCACACATCACTTACATTAGAAAATTCAGATTCAGATGTACCACAAAGCTCAATCAGCCTAACCTTATCAACTTTAAGctgcaaaacaaaagaaaaggacAAGAAGCAATAACAAATGTTAAACCAAATCTGTAAAAAGCATGATATACTACGCTCTAAATCACCACAGATCACTTGAAAGCTACCATGTGTTTCTTTGCACATAAATAAAAAGCAACGGCGGTAAACACAGGACGAGTAAAGTCAGCACTTGCACGACGAGACGCTGGCAATGAAGCAGTAAACCGGTCCTTGTAACTAAGGCAAAGAAGAAACAACTAGTCAACACAAACATGCACAAAGACTGAACCACAAGTAACAAAAACTGGTTTTCCATTTGCAATTTAATCTAAGAAGCATTTTCTCAAACACCTGTCGGGTGCTAGGAAAGCAAGGAACTTACAGCTTGAGCCCCTCCCGAACCAAAGGGATAATCCGAACGCATCCGAACTGAATTGCCAATTCCCTTACGTCTAGCTTCATCCTATAATTACAAATTACTCAATTAGTGTTCACCCAAAAAGGAACAAAACCAaaggggaaaaagaaaaagagggatTAGGATGGGAAAAAACGAACTTGACCCCTAGACCGTTGTGGAGTGAATTGTAGCATCGGATGTAAGCCTTTTCTGATAAGCCGCTGAGCCTCACCGCACAAGATCGATCGAACAGAACCCCGAGTCTGGTACACGCGCTCACACGTTATAAAAACCCATAAACCCACGAATCAGAATCAATCAaagtgaataaataaataaataaaaagaaggtACCTGGTAGCGGCAATTTCCAAGCAGATGAGAGCTTTGGCAACTTCTCCctgcaaaaaaataattaaaattaaaattaaaattacagatttgattttttttttttaatggacATTGAAATGGAATGGAGCTTACGACTCCGATGatggaggaatcaaacagaaCATCGGAGAGGCGACGGAGCTCGGCGGCTTTGCGGACGACAAGTTTAGAGTCAGAGAGTGAAAGCTTCTTTGCTAACTCTGAAAGATCCATTGCTGTTTCAGTTGTGTGTGTATGTCGGAAAGGGAAATGTGAGGGAGAGGGGGCAAATGGTGATGCTGATGATGGGCACGAAGGTGGTTTTGCTTTTGCCATATTTTTCTActctttattattattgtttttctgtGAATCGGTCTTTTTTTCGAATCTATTCTGGCGCCCTCTGCTTGCCGGGAATCTGTTTTGGCGCCCCTGCTAACTCTATTGCTGTTTCAGTTGTGTGTGTATGTCGGAAAGGGAAATGTGAGGGAGAGGGGGCAAATGGTGATGCTGATGATGGGCACGAAGGTGGTTTTGCTTTTGCCATATTTTTCTActctttattattattgttattattgttNNNNNNNNNNNNNNNNNNNNNNNNNNNNNNNNNNNNNNNNNNNNNNNNNNNNNNNNNNNNNNNNNNNNNNNNNNNNNNNNNNNNNNNNNNNNNNNNNNNNNNNNNNNNNNNNNNNNNNNNNNNNNNNNNNNNNNNNNNNNNNNNNNNNNNNNNNNNNNNNNNNNNNNNNNNNNNNNNNNNNNNNNNNNNNNNNNNNNNNNNNNNNNNNNNNNNNNNNNNNNNNNNNNNNNNNNNNNNNNNNNNNNNNNNNNNNNNNNNNNNNNNNNNNNNNNNNNNNNNNNNNNNNNNNNNNNNNNNNNNNNNNNNNNNNNNNNNNNNNNNNNNNNNNNNNNNNNNNNNNNNNNNNNNNNNNNNNNNNNNNNNNNNNNNNNNNNNNNNNNNNNNNNNNNNNNNNNNNNNNNNNNNNNNNNNNNNNNNNNNNNNNNNNNNNNNNNNNNNNNNNNNNNNNNNNNNNNNNNNNNNNNNNNNNNNNNNNNNNNNNNNNNNNNNNNNNNNNNNNNNNNNNNNNNNNNNNNNNNNNNNNNNNNNNNNNNNNNNNNNNNNNNNNNNNNNNNNNNNNNNNNNNNNNNNNNNNNNNNNNNNNNNNNNNNNNNNNNNNNNNNNNNNNNNNNNNNNNNNNNNNNNNNNNNNNNNNNNNNNNNNNNNNNNNNNNNNNNNNNNNNNNNNNNNNNNNNNNNNNNNNNNNNNNNNNNNNNNNNNNNNNNNNNNNNNNNNNNNNNNNNNNNNNNNNNNNNNNNNNNNNNNNNNNNNNNNNNNNNNNNNNNNNNNNNNNNNNNNNNNNNNNNNNNNNNNNNNNNNNNNNNNNNNNNNNNNNNNNNNNNNNNNNNNNNNNNNNNNNNNNNNNNNNNNNNNNNNNNNNNNNNNNNNNNNNNNNNNNNNNNNNNNNNNNNNNNNNNNNNNNNNNNNNNNNNNNNNNNNNNNNNNNNNNNNNNNNNNNNNNNNNNNNNNNNNNNNNNNNNNNNNNNNNNNNNNNNNNNNNNNNNNNNNNNNNNNNNNNNNNNNNNNNNNNNNNNNNNNNNNNNNNNNNNNNNNNNNNNNNNNNNNNNNNNNNNNNNNNNNNNNNNNNNNNNNNNNNNNNNNNNNNNNNNNNNNNNNNNNNNNNNNNNNNNNNNNNNNNNNNNNNNNNNNNNNNNNNNNNNNNNNNNNNNNNNNNNNNNNNNNNNNNNNNNNNNNNNNNNNNNNNNNNNNNNNNNNNNNNNNNNNNNNNNNNNNNNNNNNNNNNNNNNNNNNNNNNNNNNNNNNNNNNNNNNNNNNNNNNNNNNNNNNNNNNNNNNNNNNNNNNNNNNNNNNNNNNNNNNNNNNNNNNNNNNNNNNNNNNNNNNNNNNNNNNNNNNNNNNNNNNNNNNNNNNNNNNNNNNNNNNNNNNNNNNNNNNNNNNNNNNNNNNNNNNNNNNNNNNNNNNNNNNNNNNNNNNNNNNNNNNNNNNNNNNNNNNNNNNNNNNNNNNNNNNNNNNNNNNNNNNNNNNNNNNNNNNNNNNNNNNNNNNNNNNNNNNNNNNNNNNNNNNNNNNNNNNNNNNNNNNNNNNNNNNNNNNNNNNNNNNNNNNNNNNNNNNNNNNNNNNNNNNNNNNNNNNNNNNNNNNNNNNNNNNNNNNNNNNNNNNNNNNNNNNNNNNNNNNNNNNNNNNNNNNNNNNNNNNNNNNNNNNNNNNNNNNNNNNNNNNNNNNNNNNNNNNNNNNNNNNNNNNNNNNNNNNNNNNNNNNNNNNNNNNNNNNNNNNNNNNNNNNNNNNNNNNNNNNNNNNNNNNNNNNNNNNNNNNNNNNNNNNNNNNNNNNNNNNNNNNNNNNNNNNNNNNNNNNNNNNNNNNNNNNNNNNNNNNNNNNNNNNNNNNNNNNNNNNNNNNNNNNNNNNNNNNNNNNNNNNNNNNNNNNNNNNNNNNNNNNNNNNNNNNNNNNNNNNNNNNNNNNNNNNNNNNNNNNNNNNNNNNNNNNNNNNNNNNNNNNNNNNNNNNNNNNNNNNNNNNNNNNNNNNNNNNNNNNNNNNNNNNNNNNNNNNNNNNNNNNNNNNNNNNNNNNNNNNNNNNNNNNNNNNNNNNNNNNNNNNNNNNNNNNNNNNNNNNNNNNNNNNNNNNNNNNNNNNNNNNNNNNNNNNNNNNNNNNNNNNNNNNNNNNNNNNNNNNNNNNNNNNNNNNNNNNNNNNNNNNNNNNNNNNNNNNNNNNNNNNNNNNNNNNNNNNNNNNNNNNNNNNNNNNNNNNNNNNNNNNNNNNNNNNNNNNNNNNNNNNNNNNNNNNNNNNNNNNNNNNNNNNNNNNNNNNNNNNNNNNNNNNNNNNNNNNNNNNNNNNNNNNNNNNNNNNNNNNNNNNNNNNNNNNNNNNNNNNNNNNNNNNNNNNNNNNNNNNNNNNNNNNNNNNNNNNNNNNNNNNNNNNNNNNNNNNNNNNNNNNNNNNNNNNNNNNNNNNNNNNNNNNNNNNNNNNNNNNNNNNNNNNNNNNNNNNNNNNNNNNNNNNNNNNNNNNNNNNNNNNNNNNNNNNNNNNNNNNNNNNNNNNNNNNNNNNNNNNNNNNNNNNNNNNNNNNNNNNNNNNNNNNNNNNNNNNNNNNNNNNNNNNNNNNNNNNNNNNNNNNNNNNNNNNNNNNNNNNNNNNNNNNNNNNNNNNNNNNNNNNNNNNNNNNATTTAGCTATAAGTTAATATTTCatagttattatttttaattttcttatgtatttttgaatttttataacTATTCTTTCaactaaaaaagaaaatttacaaaaattgaaattataaataaataagtaataaaataattattcatTAAACACTTTTTTTAACGAatgtaattatttaaaattataattaattaactaaGGAAACTACATTTTAATTAAAATCAAAACTAAAAAACAAAGTTAACTACAAAAGATAACAATGTATCATAATATCCTTTATATTTTGGTTGATATACATATTCTctatgatttaaaaagattttatcaTATTATTCTATCATTAAATAAAGTGCaactataaaatatttttaattaacaattaaattgttttttaatttattgattttatcatgtaaattatttttatattaaaacactaaaattttaataacttttATGTAAAACTTTTAATTTGGTTGATTagtataagaataataaaaattatgaatttttaTTTAGAAGAAAAATGTTTAATTAGTGTAAAAGATtttatgttttttaatttttatttataataaaagttttttatttttattttttaaaattatttttataacaaaattattttttaaaacaaaaatatgaaggtaaaaaataaagaaagttaACAATTATATGTTAATTCGGAGAATACGTACTCgatactaaataaaattaaaaaactcaaaaaattcatattttaattttaattagagCTCTATTTTTCCTTAATTACTAGTCCAAAGGTTACCTGAAACGATAATTTGGACCTGAACGTGAAGTACAGACTCCTTATGAGGCAGCATCTGACTTGTGCTGGTGCCGAGATGCCGTCGTCTGAGTTACTCATGAGgaggtgggggtacctgcaagagacatcgatacttaagttagtaagGGTTTTAAGCAGGGATTTAGTAGATTGGATTCTGAATATACTTGAGTGGGTTAGTATATCTATAATGGAGAGATAACCACCTTtttagagtagttccacctttgtcAGTGGATAATCATTTCCTTTATCTTAAGAATTTGTTGAGATCTACCTTCTAGATAAAGTAGAAATAGTTGGAGATATTTCAGAAGGTGgttacttattcaaataagtaggGTTGAGCCACCCTTGTCACGCCCGATGACGATtaggattcttgctagtaaagaaattcacaaataaattcccgttgtaagtatagtttctaaaccaacaaagaatcctttcgtacaaaaattttggttgtcactaaagcaaacccaataaaatttataaccgaagtatttaaacctcgggtcgtctctcaaggaattgcagggaagtatgatttattattggttatggaaaagtatcgtttgagtttttgaaataaggaacaagtaatttaaatggcaagaaaaataaattaataattagaaaaactcttagcaaggtatgagaattgaaaatctcatcctagttatccttatcaagtgtgatgagaattgtttattgctcccacttagttaacccttactaaataaaggaaatacaagtggactaatcaacttgattcatcaagtcctagtcaactcctatggaaagactagctttagagggatccaaatcaatcagcaaattccaattttcaatcaacagctgagtttgataactcaagtgtcaccaattactcaaccaaagccaaaaggagaaaaatccaaattatttatatcataaatagaagaaaacaatcataaatctgaaataccttaaattgcattaaataaagaaatcaaatctaacatggagaatTTATAAACGAAATTGGGAGAACAAACAAActgaagtaatagaataaataaaagtagaagagaaaactaaattaaaggaacattgaacctggaattgagaagaagcaatcctaaaattaagagaaatcctaaatcctaaatcctaagagagaggagagagcctctctctctctataaactacatctaaaacctaaaattgtgaattatgaaagttgtgtcaatgaatggatggattctcctactttatagcctctaatctgtgttttctggaccaaAAATTGGGTAAAAAACagtccaaaaatcgcccccagtgttttctaatacgtccagcacgcggcaaagtcacgcgtacgcatcgtccacgtgtacgcgtggattgactTTTCTCCAGGCTACGCATGCGCGTGATCCACGCCTGCGCGTCGCCTATCTTCAAAGAAGCtgtgacaaattatatatcgttgcgaagcctcggatgttagcatttcaacgcaactgaaaccacttcatttggacctctgtagctcaagttatggtcgatttagtacgaagaggtcaaactggacagctttagcaattccttcagtttcttgtattccttccacttttgcatgcttcctttccatcctctatgctattcctgccctatgaaccctgaaatcacttagcagacatatcaagacatcgaatggtaataagagaggattaaaattagcaatttaaaggcccaagaaatatgttttcaatcatagcacaagattaggaaggaaaatgtagaaCCATGCAATTATTATGAATAAGTgtacaaagacttgataaaaatcactcaattgagcacaagataaaccataaaatagtggtttatcaacctccccacacttaaacattagcatgtcctcatgctaaactcaagagaagctataagagtgaaGGCAAAATGGTGGAACTTATGTAATGCAATGCAACTTAtgaatgtgaatgcaactatatgctaagatgtttctatctactttgttaaaaataaacaaattctccaagataaatataaatcagattccactaattcaaatcatacaataaagacaagtaaacttgtaagaaaatagctcatgaaagcagggaacacagaatcaagcattgaaccctcactggtagtgtatatcactctaactctctcaagtgtctagggttaattcactcacatcttccctagtcatgctttctagactttgttcttcatctaaccaatcaacaaaaatttagtataccaatacaaacatcattaggtcttttcagggttgtaatggggctaaggtaagggtgaggatatatgtatggccaagtgagctataatatgaatctttaattaacctaagctttcacctaacatacacacacactctatgtaactctaaattcatgcccaactacccataattcccacttttgtatcacatactc carries:
- the LOC107643626 gene encoding origin of replication complex subunit 6, with protein sequence MAKAKPPSCPSSASPFAPSPSHFPFRHTHTTETAMDLSELAKKLSLSDSKLVVRKAAELRRLSDVLFDSSIIGVGEVAKALICLEIAATRLGVLFDRSCAVRLSGLSEKAYIRCYNSLHNGLGVKMKLDVRELAIQFGCVRIIPLVREGLKLYKDRFTASLPASRRASADFTRPVFTAVAFYLCAKKHMLKVDKVRLIELCGTSESEFSNVSTTMKDLCHDVFGVAKEKKDPREVKSNRELLDVLPSKRKPEDGGYLSDEGPELSSYKRRKQMEKGEYEKWKSSVVASNKQNKTEAPCKRTKQTRLDFLKESPETQELEAA